The proteins below come from a single Paraburkholderia flagellata genomic window:
- a CDS encoding HAD domain-containing protein, with protein sequence MLYLDFDGVLHPEDVWRRPGYGPYVATPPGHVVLEHAALLARCLAPYPELQIVLSTSWVRVFRSVRKVARRLPPELRRRVVGATFHGRMDPAWFRSVPRGVQVWGDVCRRRPAAWLALDDDDAGWPAVCRDHLLHTDPVLGISDPAVLAQLQARLAAMHRPEAGWP encoded by the coding sequence GTGCTGTATCTCGATTTCGACGGGGTGCTTCATCCGGAGGATGTCTGGCGCCGGCCGGGTTATGGTCCCTATGTCGCCACGCCGCCGGGACATGTGGTGCTTGAACACGCGGCGCTGCTCGCGCGCTGTCTCGCCCCCTATCCAGAGCTGCAAATCGTGCTGTCCACGAGCTGGGTGCGGGTGTTCCGCAGCGTGCGCAAGGTGGCCCGCCGTCTGCCGCCGGAGCTGCGCCGACGCGTGGTCGGCGCGACCTTCCACGGCCGGATGGATCCGGCGTGGTTCCGGTCTGTGCCGCGTGGCGTGCAGGTCTGGGGCGACGTGTGCCGGCGGCGGCCCGCGGCGTGGCTCGCGCTCGACGACGATGATGCGGGCTGGCCGGCGGTCTGCCGGGATCACCTGCTGCACACCGACCCCGTGCTCGGCATCAGCGATCCGGCGGTCCTCGCGCAGCTGCAGGCGAGGCTTGCCGCGATGCACCGTCCTGAAGCGGGCTGGCCGTGA
- a CDS encoding 3'-5' exoribonuclease codes for MTDSGFHGALLWPLPAELEGGSKSHYFIDTEFTDFRQCQLISLAIVGENGDEFYGERTDFDSAWCSDFVRAVVLPQLGQFEGRAMRFEQLREALSAWLVSVPGDAAPVLCYDYETDLNLFRFLLGAPLPRGWRVENIAGRRDRERRAAYFALHGGEHHALHDARANAYAFAG; via the coding sequence ATGACGGATTCAGGCTTTCACGGCGCGTTGCTCTGGCCACTGCCGGCCGAACTGGAGGGTGGCTCGAAGAGCCACTATTTCATCGACACGGAATTTACCGACTTCCGGCAGTGCCAGCTGATCAGTCTCGCCATTGTTGGCGAGAACGGCGACGAGTTCTACGGCGAGCGTACCGACTTCGATTCGGCGTGGTGCAGTGACTTTGTTCGCGCTGTGGTGCTGCCGCAGCTCGGTCAGTTTGAGGGGCGCGCAATGCGGTTTGAGCAGCTGCGCGAGGCGCTGTCCGCCTGGCTTGTGAGCGTACCGGGCGATGCCGCGCCGGTGCTCTGCTACGACTACGAGACGGACCTGAACCTGTTCCGGTTCCTGCTGGGCGCCCCGCTCCCGCGTGGCTGGAGAGTCGAGAATATCGCGGGCCGTCGCGACAGGGAGCGGCGTGCCGCATATTTCGCCCTGCATGGTGGCGAGCACCACGCGCTGCATGACGCGCGGGCCAATGCGTACGCGTTTGCCGGGTGA
- a CDS encoding helix-turn-helix domain-containing protein, with product MTGDREWIPRADAPRIAQRLRERRRALGLTQVELAGNAKLAKSTLVHWEKGRLPDTLSAGTVIALEAALQAPQGWLLSHEGQPLPDSGFESGNAVGCESGQPGQKERIPRARCQELGPRAGRLREELGLSVAEVARACAVSRPTLLQWERGTFPKALTANQLRAWECALLLAPGQLLTPPVSHPGGANPPSEPPE from the coding sequence ATGACCGGGGACCGTGAGTGGATTCCGCGAGCCGACGCGCCGCGGATTGCGCAGCGGCTGCGTGAGCGCCGCAGGGCGTTGGGGCTGACCCAGGTCGAACTCGCGGGCAATGCGAAACTGGCGAAATCGACCCTTGTGCACTGGGAAAAGGGAAGGCTGCCCGACACCCTTTCGGCTGGCACCGTGATCGCCCTGGAGGCAGCTCTGCAGGCGCCGCAAGGATGGCTGCTCAGTCATGAGGGTCAGCCGTTGCCTGATTCCGGGTTCGAATCAGGAAATGCGGTGGGCTGCGAAAGCGGGCAACCGGGCCAGAAGGAGCGCATTCCACGCGCCCGATGTCAGGAACTCGGCCCGCGTGCAGGGAGGTTGCGCGAGGAACTTGGCCTGTCGGTTGCTGAAGTGGCGCGAGCCTGTGCTGTGTCCCGTCCGACACTCTTGCAGTGGGAACGGGGGACGTTTCCGAAGGCGCTCACCGCCAATCAGCTTCGCGCGTGGGAGTGTGCGCTCCTGCTCGCGCCGGGGCAACTGCTGACGCCTCCGGTTTCGCATCCAGGGGGAGCGAATCCGCCATCGGAGCCTCCTGAGTGA
- a CDS encoding HAD domain-containing protein yields MSNEPKPLVPVLDEPVPTLFVDYDGALHRGHALLDESGEISLDTGNPLFEFSPLLVSLLEPWPEVEIVLTTSWLSRLPVEEVVSYLPLPLARRVAGTTLGYRARFGDWKTGIARTYIIRAYVFEHRLKNWLAIDDSVYGAHDLRTDFLALEPHLVLLDSRRGIGDAQAQERIRDWLAEVYGADGGFV; encoded by the coding sequence TTGAGCAACGAACCAAAGCCGCTGGTGCCGGTTCTGGACGAGCCAGTGCCAACACTCTTCGTAGACTATGACGGAGCGCTTCATCGCGGCCACGCATTGCTTGACGAAAGCGGTGAGATATCCCTCGATACAGGGAACCCGCTGTTTGAATTTTCGCCACTGCTGGTCAGCCTGCTCGAACCATGGCCCGAGGTCGAAATCGTACTCACCACCTCCTGGCTCAGCAGATTGCCGGTTGAGGAGGTCGTTTCATACCTGCCGTTGCCGCTTGCCAGGCGCGTCGCCGGCACAACGCTGGGCTACAGGGCACGTTTCGGCGACTGGAAGACTGGCATCGCGCGGACCTATATCATTCGCGCGTACGTTTTTGAACATCGCCTGAAGAACTGGCTGGCGATCGATGATTCCGTCTACGGCGCACATGACCTGCGAACCGACTTTCTCGCGCTGGAGCCACATCTCGTCCTGCTCGACTCCCGACGCGGGATCGGTGACGCGCAGGCACAGGAACGGATCCGGGACTGGCTCGCCGAAGTATACGGTGCTGACGGGGGTTTCGTTTGA
- a CDS encoding helix-turn-helix transcriptional regulator, translating into MRNSNRTRAGAYIRHLCSLGLPSETVIVSILRAAREIAGADFGHFIWADEHYQLARVFSECPAAYATLPAYMALQRAGQVSSLIGDFADWMSLRHDFRNSADVDGALSRSRFHDEVLLPCNGRHFIHVVARQGNRGWGSMILMRERGSRSFSDAEQRAIDVFGGHLGHAIRHPALQHSSFGDSDRTCVLIADWNSRILHQSSAAQRLVLETVDCTSEHGRSALFLVPVLAELVVRLKCACSGRHARPAVTAIANRWGRFVWRAYPLEGDAGCVLYCQHQEPKVLQMLSGAQVAGLSGRQQLIAARLACGTSYRTMAAELNVKESTVTDSVRQIYQRFDIHSMDGLAHRLSQAHQSAFAER; encoded by the coding sequence ATGCGTAACTCGAACCGCACACGCGCAGGGGCATACATCCGACACCTCTGTTCACTGGGCTTGCCCAGCGAGACTGTCATAGTCTCGATTCTTCGAGCCGCACGAGAGATAGCGGGTGCGGACTTTGGGCACTTTATCTGGGCGGACGAACATTATCAGCTCGCGCGGGTATTCAGCGAATGCCCTGCTGCCTACGCGACACTTCCGGCCTACATGGCGCTGCAGCGCGCTGGGCAAGTTTCGAGTTTGATAGGCGACTTCGCTGACTGGATGTCACTGCGTCACGATTTCCGCAATTCAGCCGATGTCGATGGCGCGCTGTCGCGTAGTCGATTTCACGACGAGGTTTTACTGCCCTGCAACGGCCGTCATTTCATTCACGTGGTTGCGCGGCAGGGCAACAGGGGCTGGGGATCGATGATCCTCATGCGCGAACGAGGTAGCCGGTCATTCTCCGATGCCGAACAGCGCGCGATCGACGTGTTCGGCGGACACCTTGGACATGCGATCCGACATCCGGCACTTCAACATTCGTCATTTGGCGATAGCGACCGTACCTGCGTTCTAATCGCGGACTGGAACAGTCGCATTTTGCACCAAAGCAGTGCTGCCCAACGGCTCGTACTCGAAACGGTTGATTGCACCAGCGAGCACGGCCGTTCTGCTTTGTTCCTTGTACCCGTACTCGCCGAATTGGTCGTCCGCCTGAAATGTGCGTGCAGTGGTCGGCACGCCCGACCAGCGGTCACGGCGATCGCAAATCGATGGGGGCGCTTCGTCTGGCGTGCCTATCCGCTTGAGGGCGATGCAGGGTGTGTGTTGTACTGCCAGCACCAGGAGCCAAAAGTTCTGCAGATGCTATCCGGTGCACAGGTCGCTGGACTGAGTGGGCGCCAGCAGCTCATAGCCGCGCGCCTCGCGTGCGGAACCAGCTATCGGACTATGGCTGCGGAATTGAATGTTAAGGAAAGTACAGTCACAGACAGTGTCCGCCAGATTTACCAACGGTTCGATATCCACAGCATGGATGGGCTCGCGCACAGACTATCGCAGGCTCATCAATCCGCTTTCGCCGAGCGTTAG
- a CDS encoding competence protein CoiA family protein — MKIPFVKIPFALDETESIVEIREVPPSVEGTFRCAACGEPVTRKQGEVRIWHFAHRPESGCTTAFETALHLLAKQFLVESDTLRVPGLVCQLDARAGGEDITLCVEHTLHWDAAGEAEVWVEGIRPDFRGVCEGQAIFVEVMVTHEVDAPKRETLKRLGTPTLEIDLSAVPRNVTAPELRRRVLDAIEGKRWVFYPGEAEAWAQLNALRQQRDAVSRAASHAALDQQRQGQRRQDAALNAVRAAPQAERLRMIASANAAFRSATSERQLAFLEQKLGKPATTWPASIGQDVRGAEAITVSTRIWQADVFRRYIHGRGARYHPRVSVEPVADWLVQRYAIASTELTSVRDAVWNFLSALERAGYLRRGERLEFDIIRDVLGEDVVLRSQAMGPGGRPARMPLSRRPRM; from the coding sequence GTGAAGATCCCGTTTGTGAAGATCCCGTTTGCCCTTGATGAGACAGAAAGCATCGTCGAAATCCGTGAGGTGCCGCCCTCCGTGGAGGGCACCTTTCGCTGCGCCGCGTGCGGTGAGCCCGTGACGCGAAAGCAGGGCGAGGTGCGCATCTGGCATTTCGCGCACCGGCCCGAGTCCGGCTGCACGACGGCGTTCGAGACGGCGCTGCATCTTCTCGCCAAACAGTTTCTTGTGGAAAGCGACACGCTGCGCGTGCCGGGTCTCGTGTGCCAGCTGGATGCGCGGGCAGGCGGCGAAGACATCACGCTGTGCGTCGAGCACACGCTCCACTGGGACGCGGCAGGTGAGGCGGAAGTCTGGGTCGAGGGCATCCGTCCGGATTTCCGGGGTGTCTGTGAAGGCCAGGCCATCTTTGTCGAGGTGATGGTCACGCACGAGGTGGACGCGCCCAAACGGGAGACGCTCAAGCGCCTTGGAACGCCGACGCTGGAGATCGACCTGTCAGCCGTGCCGCGCAATGTGACGGCGCCGGAACTGCGGCGACGGGTGCTGGACGCGATCGAGGGCAAGCGCTGGGTGTTCTATCCCGGAGAAGCCGAGGCCTGGGCGCAGCTCAATGCCCTACGCCAACAGCGCGATGCCGTGTCCCGTGCCGCATCCCATGCTGCGCTCGACCAACAGCGCCAGGGACAACGGCGACAGGACGCTGCGCTGAACGCCGTACGCGCGGCCCCACAAGCCGAACGCCTGCGGATGATCGCAAGCGCGAACGCGGCATTCCGCAGCGCCACCTCCGAGCGCCAACTGGCGTTCCTCGAGCAGAAACTGGGCAAGCCCGCGACGACGTGGCCGGCCAGTATTGGACAGGATGTGCGGGGCGCCGAGGCCATCACGGTGTCCACGCGCATCTGGCAGGCTGATGTGTTCCGCCGGTACATCCACGGGCGGGGCGCGCGCTACCATCCGCGTGTGAGCGTCGAGCCGGTGGCCGACTGGCTGGTCCAGCGTTACGCCATTGCCTCGACTGAACTGACCTCCGTTCGCGACGCAGTCTGGAATTTTCTTTCCGCGCTCGAGCGGGCGGGCTATCTTCGCCGCGGCGAGCGACTGGAGTTCGACATCATCCGGGATGTACTGGGTGAAGATGTGGTCCTGAGGTCACAAGCCATGGGCCCTGGAGGTCGCCCCGCGCGGATGCCCCTGAGCAGACGACCTCGCATGTGA
- a CDS encoding DUF6471 domain-containing protein, producing the protein MSAPFDDTETAKQALKTILMHRKITYAQLATLMAAHGVHETETSIAQKIRRGTFQLAFMYQCMRAIGVSEVTLTVPTHHTPGIAKA; encoded by the coding sequence GTGAGCGCACCGTTTGACGATACGGAAACGGCGAAGCAGGCCCTCAAAACGATTTTGATGCATCGCAAGATCACCTACGCACAGCTGGCCACCCTGATGGCCGCGCACGGCGTCCATGAGACGGAAACGTCCATCGCACAGAAAATCCGCCGCGGGACATTCCAGCTAGCCTTCATGTATCAATGCATGCGCGCCATCGGGGTCTCGGAAGTCACGCTCACGGTGCCAACGCACCACACACCGGGCATCGCAAAGGCGTGA
- a CDS encoding ATP-binding protein, with translation MKKSGARGTSSRDDEAYKQVPVKPGDDLILSRQCPSVEALYHDGSLELPENANNALILALPPFESQERFAKAMTVSFAVPHSDDARKLPASLRLLGIERISRVLALTDAHLQLLDWIHISLRHRYRGLLPRRSLGNIAQRNYRETQRGRTKAIFTPGSSHADSIFVLGISGAGKTTAVKMVLSMFPMIIQHTEFRGVRAHFTQIVWMMVSCPPNGSVYTLMKGILHWFDENLGTHYVEEIRSRSNTGDLIMAVIDKLKTHHVGMLVIDEIQFAVKSAERADLMGFITSLLNDGQCLFVLVGTPDAGELIEGTIRNLRRVGSRAYIPFEHFPAPADARRLANSIIAIDFLPEKPDNRDEIVKTLIEVGAGSPAFMKLAWEHTQYMGERAGESKVTPALVRSAVKQAFSLVKGLLEALRKKDMVALDTYRDMAVEQMNTIRKKIAMDRKRRNMKIAPSVNEAYEKFSKCVAVLLNVGWAETQAEEFARAKLMSDSTITVEGLLRLALEGEPGNT, from the coding sequence GTGAAAAAAAGTGGGGCACGTGGGACGTCCAGTCGGGATGACGAAGCTTATAAGCAAGTTCCGGTTAAACCAGGGGATGATCTCATATTGAGCCGGCAATGTCCTTCCGTCGAAGCGCTGTACCACGATGGTTCGCTGGAGCTGCCAGAAAACGCCAACAACGCGCTGATTCTGGCGCTTCCGCCATTCGAATCGCAGGAACGATTTGCGAAGGCGATGACCGTGAGCTTCGCGGTACCGCATTCGGATGATGCGAGAAAGCTTCCAGCATCACTGCGCCTGCTGGGCATTGAACGCATTTCGCGTGTTCTCGCGCTGACCGATGCTCACCTCCAGCTTCTTGACTGGATCCATATTTCACTTCGTCACCGCTATCGAGGTCTTTTACCCCGTCGATCGTTAGGCAATATCGCGCAGCGCAACTACAGGGAGACACAGCGAGGTCGAACGAAGGCCATCTTCACGCCCGGCTCCTCACACGCAGACAGCATCTTTGTACTCGGCATCTCAGGCGCGGGGAAGACGACGGCGGTCAAGATGGTGCTCAGTATGTTTCCCATGATCATCCAGCATACCGAGTTCCGCGGCGTCCGGGCGCATTTCACCCAGATCGTCTGGATGATGGTTTCCTGTCCTCCGAATGGTTCGGTCTATACCTTGATGAAGGGGATTCTCCATTGGTTCGATGAGAATCTTGGCACGCATTACGTGGAAGAGATACGCAGCAGGTCAAACACAGGAGATCTGATCATGGCGGTTATCGACAAGCTGAAGACGCATCACGTGGGAATGCTGGTGATCGACGAGATCCAGTTTGCGGTCAAGTCTGCCGAGCGTGCTGACTTGATGGGCTTCATCACCAGCCTGCTCAACGATGGTCAATGCCTGTTCGTGCTTGTCGGGACGCCGGACGCGGGCGAATTGATCGAAGGAACGATACGCAATCTGAGACGTGTGGGAAGTCGGGCATACATTCCCTTTGAACACTTTCCGGCGCCAGCGGACGCCAGGCGGCTTGCAAACAGTATTATTGCGATCGATTTTCTGCCGGAGAAGCCCGACAACCGTGACGAAATCGTCAAGACACTGATTGAGGTCGGCGCGGGCTCGCCAGCCTTCATGAAACTTGCATGGGAGCACACGCAGTATATGGGCGAGCGGGCAGGGGAAAGCAAGGTTACCCCGGCCCTCGTCAGAAGCGCCGTTAAACAGGCCTTTTCCCTGGTCAAGGGACTTCTGGAAGCGCTGCGCAAGAAAGATATGGTGGCGCTCGACACTTATCGGGACATGGCCGTTGAGCAGATGAATACGATCCGCAAGAAGATCGCCATGGACCGTAAGCGGCGCAACATGAAGATTGCCCCTTCCGTTAACGAAGCATACGAAAAATTTTCAAAATGCGTCGCAGTGTTGCTCAACGTGGGGTGGGCCGAGACGCAGGCGGAAGAATTTGCAAGAGCAAAGCTGATGTCTGATTCCACGATTACGGTCGAGGGTCTGCTGCGTCTCGCCCTCGAAGGCGAGCCGGGAAATACGTGA
- a CDS encoding TniQ family protein yields MAVYLDEPLPDEILFSVIARYVENAGIENVAEFLKILMGNGMYQPGEVDPFAHLADETSRAWGMSARDISDRLTLVPFYAAIFPGKGRIVAVLKRLRCAPWSGYIASGKPGIRYCEACWREDDGNNFPRYWRRTHQIPGVVVCPWHRCVLLGMGSTYTRTLLRAAALRDGGNPVVAGSLEEAEEWCTVAILASQLLCGDARWSRFGGEGPCMSMARRCGYVVERKIDSARLAGDLSERLGNGYLVAVNLSRDLAVELQRALDLPDDRACSPLSALLLGYLLLDVGNRLSIPAVPDCPGSRPRGDSRHRVVAWPSRNGLSHYLCSCGLSFVIEHDEHGAVLQYTQEGADIALAAAILLGRSFTVHKVISMLGVPAHALEEMRFRRAEIRWWSRRTERAGKLVQWIELVDRAGCPDRAYAVGAHIFHALGQLTEVLPPAATPGNARAFSRQRRVRGER; encoded by the coding sequence ATGGCGGTATATCTCGATGAACCCCTGCCGGACGAAATACTGTTCAGTGTCATTGCACGATACGTCGAGAACGCTGGTATCGAAAATGTTGCGGAATTTTTAAAGATACTGATGGGGAATGGGATGTATCAGCCAGGAGAGGTCGATCCATTCGCCCATCTGGCCGACGAAACATCCCGGGCGTGGGGAATGTCTGCGCGCGACATAAGCGACCGCCTCACGCTGGTTCCGTTCTATGCAGCGATCTTCCCGGGTAAAGGCCGTATCGTGGCTGTATTGAAAAGACTACGATGTGCGCCGTGGTCCGGATACATCGCTTCTGGCAAACCCGGTATCCGCTATTGCGAAGCGTGCTGGCGCGAGGACGACGGAAACAACTTTCCCCGTTACTGGAGGCGGACGCACCAGATCCCGGGTGTCGTGGTATGTCCTTGGCATCGGTGCGTACTATTGGGCATGGGCTCAACTTATACCCGCACCCTGCTGCGCGCAGCGGCCCTACGCGATGGGGGAAATCCAGTGGTTGCCGGATCGTTGGAGGAGGCCGAGGAGTGGTGCACGGTCGCGATCCTTGCCAGTCAGCTGCTCTGCGGTGATGCGCGATGGTCCCGGTTTGGGGGGGAAGGCCCGTGCATGAGTATGGCCCGTCGTTGTGGCTATGTCGTTGAACGCAAAATCGACAGCGCTAGATTAGCGGGTGACCTGTCTGAACGGCTTGGAAATGGATACCTTGTTGCGGTCAACTTGTCACGCGACCTCGCGGTGGAATTGCAGCGCGCGCTTGACTTGCCAGATGACCGTGCGTGCTCCCCGCTGAGTGCACTGCTCCTCGGCTATCTGCTGCTGGATGTCGGCAACCGTTTGTCAATCCCTGCCGTTCCTGACTGTCCAGGAAGTCGTCCCCGAGGTGATAGCCGGCATCGGGTTGTGGCATGGCCAAGCCGTAACGGGTTGTCACACTATCTCTGCAGTTGCGGGCTTTCGTTTGTGATCGAACATGACGAGCACGGTGCAGTTCTGCAGTACACGCAGGAAGGAGCAGACATCGCGCTGGCCGCAGCCATACTCCTGGGGCGAAGCTTCACTGTTCACAAGGTGATATCCATGCTGGGGGTACCAGCGCATGCACTGGAGGAGATGCGGTTTCGACGCGCGGAGATTCGCTGGTGGAGTCGTAGAACAGAGCGGGCTGGCAAGCTTGTCCAGTGGATTGAGCTGGTGGATCGTGCCGGCTGTCCGGACAGGGCGTATGCAGTTGGTGCCCATATATTTCATGCGCTGGGACAACTCACGGAGGTTCTTCCGCCCGCTGCGACACCAGGGAATGCAAGGGCATTCAGTCGGCAGCGGAGAGTTCGTGGAGAGCGCTAG
- a CDS encoding TniQ family protein: protein MKIFLSEWFPDEILFSVVARYINDRPWSSLYAVLRVTYGYVPAVSFLGNGLDHLSMSTSSCWGLSATEIAEKLTCYPYFAALIQPQKREKLLGWMNAKATDIRAGNEVRLAPMGAHGIRFCERCFSDDRRGGTPLYWRRVHQLPGVIFCPWHAELLWEIPDFKRHRNGFFSPDIRWDLTPQQPDLNLSELQRFCCVEVAKISLFLLNEKITVCPETVPSHLLMVFENISPYFRGWRKSTCIARLFEMCFGKAYLMLNGLATKETGLNTTIRFVFGKGRVCAPLRLVLCAVMAKAIENYPNIVEERVFADLYGIPSNRVRPAVNKDQPIKRLNCPNVSAKHGPDHPFGLVMRKGGYIYATCTCGMTFNYPDSSEINSCEVKVSRWSQGHINRVLHMNSLGKSQREIGLSLDIPTSSVGNILRRNGVIAKLKRRKR from the coding sequence TTGAAGATTTTTCTTTCTGAGTGGTTTCCAGATGAGATTCTGTTCTCTGTGGTCGCGCGGTATATAAACGATCGCCCTTGGTCCAGCTTGTATGCCGTCTTGCGAGTGACCTATGGTTATGTACCGGCGGTCTCATTCCTGGGCAATGGGCTTGACCATCTGTCGATGTCCACATCTTCCTGCTGGGGGTTGAGCGCCACTGAGATTGCGGAGAAACTCACATGCTATCCGTATTTTGCGGCGTTGATTCAGCCTCAAAAACGCGAAAAATTGTTGGGTTGGATGAATGCGAAAGCAACAGACATTCGCGCCGGAAATGAAGTGCGGCTCGCTCCTATGGGGGCACATGGTATCCGGTTTTGTGAGCGATGCTTTTCAGACGATAGACGCGGCGGAACGCCTTTATATTGGCGTCGAGTGCATCAACTCCCCGGTGTAATTTTTTGCCCTTGGCATGCTGAACTGCTCTGGGAGATTCCCGATTTTAAAAGGCATCGCAACGGTTTTTTTTCACCCGACATTCGATGGGATTTGACCCCCCAGCAACCTGATCTGAATCTTAGTGAGCTTCAGCGTTTTTGCTGTGTTGAAGTTGCGAAAATTTCACTGTTTCTTTTAAATGAGAAGATTACTGTATGCCCAGAAACAGTGCCGTCTCATTTGTTGATGGTTTTCGAGAATATTTCACCTTATTTTAGGGGGTGGCGTAAAAGCACGTGCATAGCAAGGTTGTTTGAAATGTGCTTTGGGAAAGCATATCTGATGCTCAATGGTCTAGCGACCAAGGAGACGGGGCTGAACACGACCATACGTTTTGTTTTTGGGAAGGGGCGGGTATGTGCTCCGTTGCGGCTTGTTTTATGTGCTGTTATGGCAAAGGCGATTGAGAATTATCCAAATATTGTTGAAGAAAGGGTTTTCGCTGACTTATATGGAATTCCTTCAAATCGGGTTCGCCCTGCGGTTAATAAAGATCAACCGATAAAACGGCTAAATTGTCCTAATGTAAGTGCGAAACATGGACCGGATCATCCGTTTGGATTGGTGATGCGGAAGGGAGGTTACATATATGCTACGTGTACTTGTGGCATGACGTTTAATTATCCGGACTCATCCGAAATAAATTCCTGTGAAGTTAAAGTCAGCAGATGGAGTCAGGGCCATATAAACAGGGTACTCCATATGAACAGTTTAGGAAAGTCTCAGCGAGAAATCGGATTATCGCTCGACATACCAACGAGTTCGGTGGGCAATATCTTGAGGAGAAACGGTGTAATAGCAAAACTGAAAAGGCGGAAGCGATGA
- a CDS encoding purine-cytosine permease family protein, whose protein sequence is MADNRNAVPLIEKHTIGYVPENERHGKVRDLFTLWFGGNIAPLPIVTGALGVQIYHLNLMWGIVAIIVGQALGGILMALHSAQGPQMGIPQMIQSRAQFGSWGALLVTVIAGIMYVGFFASNIVLAGKSLHGIESSIPVPAGIVIGALGSGLIGIIGYRFIHVLNRIGTWVLGIGIAVGFGYIVTHVQSTDFLTRGGFNIAGWLATVSLSALWQIAFAPYVSDYSRYLPKNVGVASTFWATYLGCVLGSTLAFVFGAVAVLAVPGGADTMDAVKASTGAIGPFMLVLFLLSVISHNALNLYGAVLSVITSLQTFAYRWIPTAKSRAVLSIIILTACCFAAVGASKDFVGHFVDLVLALLVVLVPWTAINLIDFYVIHKGQYDVRSIFRVDGGIYGRFNPQALIAYAVGILVQIPFMNTPMYVGSFSAHLDGADLSWLVGIIVTTPLYLWLATRDTAYRRRLNQPSAQVQ, encoded by the coding sequence ATGGCAGACAACCGCAACGCGGTTCCCCTGATCGAGAAGCACACGATCGGTTACGTGCCCGAGAACGAGCGCCACGGCAAGGTCCGCGATCTCTTCACGCTTTGGTTCGGCGGCAACATCGCGCCGCTGCCGATCGTCACCGGCGCGCTCGGCGTGCAGATCTATCACCTCAATCTCATGTGGGGCATTGTCGCGATCATCGTCGGCCAGGCGCTGGGCGGCATTCTCATGGCGCTGCATTCGGCACAAGGCCCGCAAATGGGCATTCCGCAAATGATCCAGAGCCGCGCGCAGTTTGGCTCGTGGGGCGCGCTGCTCGTCACTGTCATCGCCGGCATCATGTACGTCGGTTTCTTCGCGTCGAATATCGTGCTGGCAGGCAAGTCGCTGCACGGCATCGAATCGTCGATTCCGGTGCCCGCCGGCATCGTGATCGGCGCGCTGGGTTCGGGGCTCATCGGCATCATCGGATATCGCTTCATACACGTGCTGAACCGCATCGGCACGTGGGTGCTCGGCATCGGGATCGCCGTGGGCTTCGGTTATATCGTCACGCACGTGCAATCGACGGACTTCCTCACGCGCGGTGGCTTCAACATCGCCGGGTGGCTCGCGACGGTGTCGCTCTCCGCGCTGTGGCAGATCGCGTTCGCGCCTTACGTCTCCGACTATTCGCGCTACCTTCCGAAGAATGTGGGCGTCGCGTCGACATTCTGGGCGACGTACCTCGGCTGCGTGCTCGGTTCGACGCTCGCGTTCGTATTCGGCGCGGTGGCCGTACTCGCGGTTCCAGGCGGCGCCGACACGATGGACGCCGTCAAGGCATCGACCGGCGCTATCGGCCCGTTCATGCTCGTGTTGTTTTTGCTGAGCGTGATCAGCCATAACGCGCTGAATCTGTACGGAGCCGTGCTTTCGGTCATCACGTCGCTGCAGACGTTCGCGTATCGCTGGATTCCGACCGCGAAGTCCCGCGCGGTGCTCTCGATCATCATCCTGACCGCGTGCTGCTTTGCGGCGGTCGGTGCGTCGAAGGACTTCGTCGGGCATTTCGTCGATCTCGTGCTCGCGCTGCTCGTGGTGCTCGTGCCGTGGACGGCGATCAATCTGATCGACTTCTATGTGATTCACAAAGGCCAGTACGATGTTCGATCGATCTTTCGCGTCGATGGCGGCATTTACGGCCGTTTCAATCCGCAAGCGCTGATCGCCTATGCGGTCGGGATCCTGGTGCAGATCCCGTTCATGAACACGCCGATGTACGTGGGCTCCTTCTCGGCGCATCTGGACGGCGCCGACCTGTCCTGGCTCGTCGGCATCATCGTCACGACGCCGCTTTACTTGTGGCTCGCCACTCGCGACACGGCGTACCGCCGCCGGCTCAATCAGCCGTCCGCGCAGGTGCAGTAA